In Marivivens aquimaris, one genomic interval encodes:
- the infA gene encoding translation initiation factor IF-1 — translation MAKEELLEFPGVVKELLPNATFLVELENGHTIIAHTAGKLRKNRIRVLAGDKVQVEMTPYDLTKGRINYRFR, via the coding sequence ATGGCCAAGGAAGAACTGCTCGAATTCCCCGGTGTCGTGAAGGAACTCCTGCCGAACGCGACATTCCTGGTCGAGCTTGAAAACGGCCATACGATCATCGCGCACACCGCAGGTAAACTTCGCAAGAACCGCATCCGCGTCCTCGCGGGCGACAAGGTTCAGGTCGAAATGACCCCGTACGACCTTACCAAGGGTCGCATCAACTATCGTTTTCGGTGA
- a CDS encoding Maf family protein: MSTLSPTSGLKLILGSGSPRRLELLAQIGVAPSDVRPPDVDEDPRKGELPREYVNRIASDKAAAIACAEDEVVLCADTTVAMGRRIMGKPANEAEAAEFLYALSGRRHRVITAVAVKRGTQVWQKDVVTTVSMKRLSNPEVNSYLASGDWKGKAGGYAIQGPAGAFIPWINGSFTGVVGLPLAETAGLLTAAGYPLYGA; this comes from the coding sequence GTGAGCACTCTTTCACCGACATCCGGTCTGAAGCTGATCTTGGGCTCTGGTTCGCCGCGGCGACTGGAGCTTTTGGCGCAGATCGGTGTTGCCCCTTCGGATGTTCGTCCGCCTGACGTGGACGAAGACCCCCGCAAGGGCGAACTTCCCCGCGAATACGTGAACCGCATCGCTTCGGACAAGGCAGCCGCGATTGCCTGTGCCGAAGACGAGGTGGTTCTGTGTGCCGATACGACCGTAGCGATGGGCCGCCGCATCATGGGCAAACCCGCGAACGAGGCCGAAGCGGCCGAGTTCCTCTATGCGCTATCGGGGCGTCGTCACCGCGTGATCACCGCTGTTGCGGTCAAGCGCGGGACGCAGGTCTGGCAGAAGGACGTCGTCACCACCGTGTCGATGAAGCGTCTGTCGAACCCCGAAGTGAACAGCTATCTCGCATCCGGTGATTGGAAGGGCAAAGCTGGCGGTTACGCCATCCAAGGCCCTGCCGGTGCATTCATCCCGTGGATCAACGGGTCATTTACCGGCGTTGTTGGCCTGCCTCTTGCAGAGACCGCAGGACTGCTGACCGCCGCCGGATATCCCCTTTACGGAGCGTGA
- a CDS encoding ribonuclease E/G: MKGRTILLDHINGREAAALMVDGKLDDLLIDDEDQPRVGAIFRAICDRPLKGQGGMMLRLPEGETAFLRQTKGLRPGQAMLVQVTGYAEGTKAVPVTDRVLFKSRYAIVTPGAPGINVSRAIQDEEERARISAIGHAEMEDDFGLILRSCCEGASDDDIAEDIQAMADLARAVLGDAEGTEPEALTEGDGPHTIAWREWTIPAEVVTDENCFEHQGVLDQIEELKSPLVQLGDGYTMYVESTRALVAVDVNTGGDTSPAAALKANLAASRLLPRALQLRGFGGQVVVDFAPMSKANRRQLEQSLRASFKNAGIETSLVGWSTMGLFEMQRKRERLPTLPLIGDI; encoded by the coding sequence ATGAAAGGCCGTACGATTCTGCTCGACCACATCAATGGTCGTGAAGCCGCTGCCCTTATGGTCGATGGCAAACTCGACGATCTGCTGATCGACGACGAGGACCAGCCGCGCGTTGGCGCGATCTTCCGTGCGATCTGCGACCGTCCGCTCAAGGGGCAGGGCGGTATGATGCTGCGTCTCCCCGAAGGCGAGACCGCGTTCCTGCGTCAGACCAAGGGCCTGCGCCCCGGTCAGGCGATGCTGGTGCAGGTCACGGGCTACGCTGAAGGCACCAAGGCCGTTCCGGTCACGGACCGCGTTCTGTTTAAGAGCCGCTATGCCATCGTGACCCCCGGCGCGCCGGGCATCAACGTGAGCCGCGCCATTCAGGACGAAGAAGAGCGTGCACGCATTTCGGCCATCGGCCATGCGGAGATGGAGGACGACTTCGGTCTGATCCTGCGTTCTTGCTGTGAGGGTGCGTCGGACGACGACATTGCCGAAGACATTCAGGCCATGGCCGATCTGGCCCGCGCCGTTCTGGGCGACGCCGAAGGCACCGAGCCCGAAGCGCTGACCGAAGGCGACGGCCCGCACACGATTGCGTGGCGCGAGTGGACCATCCCTGCCGAGGTCGTCACCGACGAAAACTGCTTCGAACATCAGGGCGTGCTCGACCAGATCGAAGAGCTGAAGAGCCCGCTGGTCCAGCTGGGCGACGGTTACACCATGTATGTGGAGTCCACCCGAGCGCTGGTGGCTGTCGATGTAAACACTGGCGGCGACACCTCCCCCGCAGCTGCGCTCAAGGCGAACCTTGCTGCGTCGCGTCTGTTGCCGCGCGCGCTACAACTGCGCGGCTTTGGTGGTCAGGTCGTCGTGGACTTCGCGCCGATGTCCAAAGCCAACCGCCGACAGCTTGAACAATCGCTCCGCGCCTCGTTCAAGAACGCAGGGATCGAAACCAGCCTTGTCGGTTGGTCGACCATGGGCCTGTTCGAGATGCAGCGGAAGCGTGAGCGTCTGCCCACTCTGCCCCTGATCGGAGATATCTGA
- a CDS encoding DNA gyrase inhibitor YacG gives MACPICQKETDPKYRPFCSKRCADVDLSRWLSGSYVIPAPLVPEDEDERPDDSTFNRPN, from the coding sequence ATGGCTTGCCCGATTTGCCAAAAGGAAACGGATCCCAAGTATCGCCCCTTCTGTTCGAAGCGGTGCGCTGACGTGGATCTGTCCCGCTGGTTGTCGGGCAGCTACGTCATTCCGGCCCCGCTGGTCCCCGAAGACGAGGACGAGCGACCGGATGACAGCACGTTCAACCGGCCAAACTGA
- a CDS encoding CFI-box-CTERM domain-containing protein yields MSAQRLVLNGGEYASGNISSDMFGYNALFTKDDVIEGGSYDTFLDQMDAGSLRFPGGTVTEELFAPGNPISDRFWDVNASATADADEFVTAKEFVAYATARGAAVDWVLPTNNFYSDRVDADGNRIPSEEAVQDLLDKVEALVRGDYGDIDLDTVTIGNEFWYKGERETPVEYGQMANVMAKGLQDIFDRYRATLDDPDAWEEPKIAIQTGLAGDIDGVQDIIDQLDDDAREAIDTVETHVYRSNIDDIHNGQMVFDRLDDFQEAEGFGELNYYVSEWNVKNDLNSDHGMAHASDLVALMDVMVRAGVDEASVWGTVYKGLYSRLSREFPDQDAPGGYSSELTPAGEVMRMMSESLVGTRAIDIDLPTKFETDLDGENAQDQLIAYAFGNDDKTVIYLASRSADGVDLDLNVDDLVGDYGHMWVQQLSTIDDPSTLTDESDPLSYLAKPYLETANGSDVTDADGTIHLSLDGYDLVKLEFTAKGEGVHLWGTDTVVDEDADYTDRLNGSIWNDTIEGHAGDDSLFGLRGNDTLDGGDGDDLLMGGDGNDTIITGEGNDRVFTGTGHDTVFAQSGDNQITINDGGSASIFAETEGDTVIRGFDIEGGDKLSFMGAYEEQADLEKVTFTDGEDLVFVHENGSTTLKAAAAQKDAIFETMQDFHHVEAMQAEIDAVLNGAPVDPADLLVNGSASDVTDYLASLSDEELSDMLDGLDLNAILQDIPAENLPAFLNALNSDQLDAFFEETDALSLLDQLNEVGTDARDMLKAFDLDVREDYLDHLSDAFPLPDALVPNSDTANLLNKYYGTDVVDTGDQTDIPTVDVDEDDNPQADPDDADDGSQGYNGSECFVATAAYGDKFHPDVAYLRKVRDHILVHYMLGRVFIWFYWRVGPKLAQWLAPYPRGRAFARGALALVIGGLRNASVVARMDHGFRSSVYLSGRNPR; encoded by the coding sequence ATGTCTGCGCAACGTCTTGTCTTGAATGGCGGTGAGTATGCCTCGGGAAATATCTCGTCGGACATGTTCGGCTACAACGCGCTTTTCACCAAAGACGATGTGATCGAAGGCGGCTCTTACGACACTTTCCTCGATCAGATGGACGCAGGCTCGCTTCGTTTTCCGGGCGGAACTGTTACCGAAGAGCTCTTCGCACCAGGCAACCCGATCTCGGACCGTTTCTGGGACGTCAACGCGTCGGCCACAGCTGATGCGGACGAGTTCGTCACGGCCAAAGAATTCGTCGCCTACGCCACTGCGCGCGGCGCTGCGGTCGACTGGGTTCTGCCGACCAACAACTTCTACTCCGACCGCGTCGATGCCGATGGTAACCGCATCCCGTCGGAAGAGGCCGTTCAGGATCTGCTTGACAAGGTCGAAGCGCTGGTGCGCGGTGACTACGGCGATATCGACCTCGACACCGTCACCATCGGCAACGAATTCTGGTACAAAGGCGAGCGCGAGACCCCCGTGGAGTATGGCCAGATGGCCAACGTCATGGCCAAAGGTCTTCAGGACATCTTTGACCGCTACCGCGCGACGCTTGACGATCCGGACGCTTGGGAAGAGCCCAAGATCGCCATCCAGACCGGTCTGGCAGGCGATATCGACGGCGTGCAGGACATCATCGACCAACTCGACGACGATGCGCGCGAAGCGATCGACACCGTCGAGACCCATGTCTACCGCTCGAACATCGACGACATCCACAACGGCCAGATGGTATTCGACCGTCTTGATGACTTCCAAGAGGCCGAGGGCTTTGGCGAGCTGAACTATTACGTCTCCGAATGGAACGTGAAGAACGACCTGAACTCCGATCACGGCATGGCACATGCTTCCGACCTCGTTGCGCTGATGGATGTCATGGTCCGCGCAGGCGTCGATGAGGCGTCGGTCTGGGGCACTGTCTACAAGGGCCTCTATTCCCGCCTGTCGCGCGAATTCCCCGATCAGGACGCCCCCGGCGGCTATTCCAGCGAACTGACCCCCGCCGGTGAAGTTATGCGTATGATGTCGGAGAGCCTCGTCGGCACCCGCGCCATCGACATAGACCTGCCGACCAAGTTCGAGACCGACCTCGACGGTGAGAATGCGCAGGACCAACTAATCGCGTATGCCTTCGGCAACGACGACAAGACCGTCATCTACCTCGCCTCGCGTTCCGCTGATGGCGTGGACCTTGACCTGAACGTTGATGACCTCGTCGGCGACTACGGCCACATGTGGGTGCAGCAGCTGTCGACCATCGACGATCCGTCGACCCTGACGGATGAATCCGACCCGCTGAGCTACCTTGCCAAGCCTTACCTCGAAACCGCCAACGGTTCGGACGTCACAGACGCTGACGGCACCATCCACCTGTCGCTCGACGGCTATGATCTGGTGAAGCTGGAGTTCACCGCGAAAGGCGAGGGCGTCCACCTCTGGGGCACCGACACGGTGGTTGACGAGGATGCCGACTACACCGATCGCCTCAACGGCTCGATCTGGAACGACACCATCGAAGGTCATGCGGGCGACGACAGCCTGTTCGGTCTGCGCGGCAACGACACGCTCGACGGCGGTGACGGTGACGATCTGCTCATGGGCGGCGACGGCAACGACACCATCATCACCGGCGAAGGCAACGACCGCGTATTTACCGGCACCGGCCATGACACCGTTTTCGCGCAGTCGGGTGACAACCAGATTACCATCAACGACGGTGGCAGCGCCTCGATCTTTGCCGAAACCGAAGGCGATACCGTCATCCGCGGCTTCGACATCGAAGGCGGCGACAAGCTGAGCTTCATGGGTGCCTACGAAGAGCAGGCCGACCTCGAAAAAGTCACCTTCACCGACGGCGAAGACCTCGTGTTCGTCCACGAGAACGGCAGCACCACGCTCAAAGCCGCCGCTGCCCAGAAGGACGCGATCTTCGAGACCATGCAAGATTTCCACCACGTCGAAGCCATGCAGGCCGAGATCGACGCGGTTCTCAACGGCGCGCCGGTCGATCCTGCCGACCTGCTCGTCAACGGCTCCGCTTCGGACGTCACCGATTACCTCGCCAGCCTGTCAGACGAAGAACTTTCGGACATGCTGGATGGCCTCGACCTCAACGCGATCCTGCAGGACATTCCGGCCGAAAACCTGCCTGCGTTCCTGAATGCGCTGAACTCCGACCAGCTTGATGCGTTCTTCGAGGAAACCGACGCTCTGTCCCTGCTTGACCAGCTTAACGAGGTCGGCACCGACGCCCGCGACATGCTCAAGGCGTTCGATCTTGATGTGCGCGAGGACTACCTCGACCACCTTAGCGATGCCTTCCCGCTCCCCGATGCTCTGGTCCCGAATTCGGACACCGCAAACCTTCTGAACAAGTACTACGGCACCGACGTTGTCGACACCGGCGACCAGACCGATATCCCGACCGTGGACGTCGACGAAGACGATAACCCGCAGGCCGATCCCGACGACGCCGACGACGGCAGCCAGGGCTACAACGGCAGCGAATGCTTCGTGGCGACCGCAGCTTACGGCGACAAATTCCACCCCGACGTGGCCTATCTGCGCAAGGTCCGCGACCACATCCTCGTGCACTACATGCTTGGCCGCGTGTTCATCTGGTTCTACTGGCGCGTCGGTCCGAAGCTGGCCCAATGGCTCGCTCCGTACCCCCGTGGCCGCGCCTTCGCACGCGGCGCTCTGGCGCTCGTGATCGGCGGTCTGCGCAACGCTTCGGTCGTCGCTCGCATGGACCACGGCTTCCGCAGCTCGGTCTATCTGTCGGGCCGCAACCCGCGCTGA
- a CDS encoding helix-turn-helix transcriptional regulator codes for MSVSNTGEGARYMSVQQVAVRFGVSKDSIWRWVRQGAFPQGRKLGGRTRRWSVGEIEAYETTIV; via the coding sequence ATGTCGGTCAGCAATACTGGTGAGGGCGCACGCTACATGTCCGTGCAGCAGGTCGCAGTGCGTTTTGGGGTGTCTAAGGATTCCATTTGGCGCTGGGTGCGGCAGGGGGCTTTCCCGCAGGGGCGCAAGCTAGGTGGTCGCACCAGACGGTGGTCGGTTGGTGAAATCGAAGCCTACGAAACGACCATCGTCTAG
- a CDS encoding recombinase family protein produces the protein MSANHTLNPPKGTKPVYAVGYARVSTTLQTQNGDPLGIQKEKLRTFCDKHQLTMDYLYDEVVSTTGAYSADQRSALVKAFDHAERLGGIVVVTDLQRLFRNPAAAKEFLKGRRVKVFSVKDGGRVTLKQIYEGAQKGQDTAEKSRAGTKEALASAAVLRSANLSEYGRAGSVVSTNVRQAKRRVKVDEIYRHFLSFPDLWDATYPEVAAALNKAGITTFTGGVWAEDNVRKRLMTDLIAKRERMEHLESLKKLASEQADKYLRGGMRSADPPPNEPVEEEAMKQNPIYGMF, from the coding sequence ATGTCCGCTAACCACACACTCAACCCTCCTAAGGGCACCAAGCCTGTATACGCAGTAGGTTATGCAAGGGTCTCTACTACACTTCAGACCCAGAATGGTGACCCATTAGGTATACAAAAGGAAAAGCTCAGAACGTTCTGCGACAAGCATCAGCTAACTATGGACTACCTCTATGATGAGGTTGTCTCCACTACAGGTGCTTACAGTGCGGATCAGCGTTCTGCATTGGTGAAGGCATTTGATCATGCTGAGCGTTTAGGTGGGATTGTAGTCGTCACAGACCTTCAGAGGCTCTTCAGAAATCCGGCCGCGGCGAAGGAATTCCTCAAGGGGCGGCGTGTGAAGGTCTTCTCAGTCAAGGATGGTGGTCGTGTGACGCTCAAGCAAATCTATGAAGGTGCGCAGAAAGGGCAAGACACGGCTGAAAAATCGCGGGCCGGCACCAAGGAGGCGCTAGCAAGCGCCGCTGTGCTGCGTAGCGCCAACCTCTCGGAGTATGGTCGGGCGGGAAGCGTCGTCTCCACAAACGTGCGGCAAGCCAAGCGGCGGGTGAAGGTCGACGAAATCTACAGGCACTTCTTGTCGTTCCCTGATCTTTGGGACGCGACATACCCAGAGGTCGCGGCGGCGCTCAACAAAGCAGGCATCACTACCTTCACCGGTGGTGTGTGGGCCGAGGATAACGTGCGGAAGCGCTTGATGACTGATCTTATCGCTAAGCGAGAACGCATGGAGCATCTGGAGAGCCTCAAGAAATTAGCCAGTGAGCAGGCTGACAAGTATCTCAGGGGCGGCATGAGGTCTGCTGATCCGCCGCCGAACGAACCGGTCGAGGAGGAAGCCATGAAGCAGAACCCCATCTACGGCATGTTCTGA
- a CDS encoding helix-turn-helix domain-containing protein has product MNKPYANDPAAIYLAQRINELAHRKSQLEIATQAGFANPNMMTHLKQGKNKIPLDRVPALAEALECDPAYLMRVALQQAVGVTAAAAIVDILGEPISKNERAILAEIREVSGDSDPRLTAKTRTDLRKVFQR; this is encoded by the coding sequence ATGAACAAACCATACGCAAATGACCCCGCAGCGATCTACCTAGCGCAGCGGATCAATGAGCTCGCTCACCGCAAGTCTCAGTTGGAGATCGCGACGCAGGCTGGCTTCGCTAACCCCAACATGATGACGCACCTGAAGCAGGGGAAAAACAAGATACCGCTGGACCGCGTGCCAGCCCTCGCTGAGGCGCTCGAATGCGACCCTGCCTACCTGATGCGAGTGGCGTTGCAGCAAGCCGTCGGGGTGACCGCAGCGGCGGCTATCGTCGACATATTGGGGGAGCCGATCAGCAAGAACGAGCGGGCTATCCTTGCCGAGATAAGGGAAGTCTCGGGCGATAGTGACCCACGCCTGACCGCAAAGACACGGACCGACCTGCGGAAGGTGTTCCAGCGATGA
- a CDS encoding antibiotic biosynthesis monooxygenase family protein has protein sequence MIAVIFEVEPAEGRKGEYLDIAASIRPMLDEIVGFISIERFQSLSDPRKILSLSFFENEDAVIRWRNLSAHRGAQAKGRGGVFDDYRLRIASVIRDYGMIERAEAPEDSREAHS, from the coding sequence ATGATCGCGGTCATCTTCGAGGTCGAACCGGCAGAGGGTCGGAAGGGTGAATACCTCGACATCGCCGCGTCGATCCGTCCGATGCTGGACGAGATAGTCGGCTTCATCTCCATCGAGCGCTTCCAGAGCCTCTCCGATCCCCGCAAGATCCTGTCACTGTCGTTCTTCGAGAATGAAGATGCGGTCATCCGCTGGCGGAACCTCAGCGCACACCGCGGCGCACAGGCGAAGGGACGCGGCGGGGTGTTCGATGACTACCGTTTGCGTATTGCCAGCGTCATCCGCGACTACGGCATGATCGAGCGTGCAGAGGCTCCTGAGGACAGCAGGGAGGCGCATTCATAG
- a CDS encoding NIPSNAP family protein, which yields MLTCIIRYHIDPTKKAHFEQYARNWGEAIPRCGADLIGYYAPHEGSSTLAYGIYNVASLSDYEAYRARLSADPLGRENYAFAQKEKFLLREDRTWLKLASAPHGATS from the coding sequence GTGCTGACCTGCATCATCCGTTACCACATCGACCCCACGAAGAAGGCTCACTTCGAGCAGTATGCGCGCAACTGGGGCGAGGCGATCCCGCGCTGCGGCGCCGACCTGATAGGCTACTACGCGCCGCACGAGGGCTCCTCGACGCTTGCCTACGGCATCTACAACGTCGCGAGCCTCTCCGACTACGAAGCCTACCGTGCGCGCCTCTCTGCGGACCCTCTCGGCCGCGAGAACTACGCATTCGCCCAGAAGGAGAAGTTCCTGCTGCGCGAGGACCGGACGTGGCTCAAGCTCGCCTCAGCGCCGCATGGAGCCACGTCATGA
- a CDS encoding ArsR/SmtB family transcription factor, with amino-acid sequence MKEGPDIAHIAALIGDPARANMLNALMSGKALTVSELAEEAGVTLQTASSHLSKLSDGGLLRPRKQGRHKYFALAGDEVAHVLEALMGLAAGSGYLRKRTGPKDAELRQARVCYNHLAGDMGTQLFDSLMAQGHLAMVGEELELTDEGAAFARDFEIDIDGLRAARAPVCRECLDWSERRSHLAGSLGRAFLGRFEELGWAKRDHKTRVVTFSRVGAEEFNKLWPVA; translated from the coding sequence ATGAAAGAAGGTCCCGACATCGCCCACATCGCCGCTCTGATCGGTGATCCCGCGCGCGCCAACATGCTGAACGCTCTCATGAGCGGCAAAGCCCTCACGGTCAGCGAACTGGCCGAGGAAGCGGGCGTCACGCTCCAGACAGCGAGCTCGCACCTCTCTAAGCTCAGCGACGGCGGCTTGCTACGGCCGCGCAAGCAGGGGCGGCACAAGTATTTCGCTCTCGCCGGTGACGAGGTCGCGCACGTGTTGGAGGCGCTCATGGGGCTGGCCGCCGGGTCGGGCTACCTGCGCAAGCGCACCGGACCGAAGGACGCCGAGCTGCGGCAGGCGCGCGTCTGCTACAACCACCTCGCAGGAGACATGGGGACGCAGCTGTTCGACAGCCTGATGGCGCAAGGCCATCTGGCGATGGTTGGTGAGGAGCTTGAGTTGACCGATGAGGGCGCTGCCTTCGCGAGGGACTTCGAGATAGACATCGACGGTCTCCGCGCGGCGCGTGCACCTGTGTGCCGTGAGTGCCTCGACTGGAGCGAGCGCAGGTCGCATCTCGCAGGCAGCCTCGGCCGCGCGTTTCTCGGCCGCTTCGAGGAACTCGGATGGGCCAAGCGCGACCACAAAACCCGCGTTGTGACATTCTCGCGTGTTGGGGCGGAGGAATTCAACAAGCTCTGGCCGGTCGCGTAG
- a CDS encoding thermonuclease family protein, whose product MLLVCALITVVDGDTVKCDGQSVRLLGDGIPNELGFDTPETYRPACQQELELGRAATARMTELVSQAVGIEDTGQRDRYGRILGSLILSDGRTAGSILLEEGHAVVWEPGYRASWCE is encoded by the coding sequence ATGTTACTTGTTTGCGCCCTCATCACGGTAGTCGATGGCGATACCGTCAAATGCGACGGTCAGAGCGTCCGCCTTCTGGGAGATGGTATTCCGAATGAGCTGGGGTTTGACACGCCCGAGACCTATCGACCAGCCTGCCAACAAGAGCTCGAACTGGGACGCGCTGCCACCGCCCGTATGACCGAACTCGTGTCGCAGGCTGTAGGCATCGAGGATACCGGGCAGCGTGACAGGTATGGCCGCATTCTTGGCAGCCTCATCTTGAGTGATGGACGGACTGCTGGGAGCATTTTGCTCGAAGAAGGCCATGCGGTTGTTTGGGAACCTGGCTACCGTGCTAGCTGGTGCGAATAG